In Rhinolophus sinicus isolate RSC01 chromosome X, ASM3656204v1, whole genome shotgun sequence, a single genomic region encodes these proteins:
- the SLC25A14 gene encoding brain mitochondrial carrier protein 1 isoform X1 — translation MPAPPLLRQQRGYFRWFQCFRVGDAVAFPIVGALASQSSDGPEQHQKSATVSHEMSGLNWKPFVYGGLASIVAEFGTFPVDLTKTRLQVQGQSIDVRFKEIKYRGMFHALFRIYKEEGVLGLYSGIAPALLRQASYGTIKIGIYQSLKRLFVDRLEDETLLINMICGVVSGVISSTIANPTDVLKIRMQAQGSLFQGSMIGSFIDIYRQEGTKGLWRGVVPTAQRAAIVVGVELPVYDITKKHLILSGVMGDTILTHFVSSFTCGLAGALASNPVDVVRTRMMNQRAIVGHVDLYKGTLDGILKMWKHEGFFALYKGFWPNWLRLGPWNIIFFITYEQLKRLQI, via the exons ATGCCTGCGCCACCGTTGCTGAGGCAACAACGTGGTTACTTCCGTTGGTTTCAATGCTTCCGGGTTGGCGATGCGGTGGCTTTTCCGATTGTGGGAGCCTTGGCTTCCCAGTCGTCCGATGGGCCCGAGCAG cACCAGAAAAGTGCCACTGTAAGCCATGAGATGTCTGGTCTGAATTGGAAACCCTTTGTATATGGCGGCCTTGCCTCTATCGTTGCTGAGTTTG GAACTTTCCCTGTGGACCTAACCAAAACACGACTTCAGGTTCAAGGCCAAAGCATTGATGTCCGCTTCAAAGAGATAAAATACCGAGGAATGTTTCATGCCTTGTTCAGGATCTATAAAGAAGAAGGTGTATTGGGTCTATATTCAGG GATTGCTCCTGCCTTGCTAAGACAGGCATCATATGGCACCATTAAAATTGGCATTTACCAAAGCTTGAAGAGGTTATTTGTAGACCGTTTAGAAG atgaaactcTTCTAATTAATATGATCTGTGGGGTAGTGTCAGGAGTGATATCTTCCACTATAGCCAATCCCACTGATGTACTAAAG ATTCGAATGCAGGCTCAAGGAAGTTTGTTCCAAGGTAGCATGATTGGCAGCTTCATTGATATATACCGACAAGAAGGTACCAAGGGTCTGTGGAGG GGTGTTGTCCCAACTGCTCAGCGGGCTGCTATCGTTGTGGGAGTAGAGCTACCAGTCTATGATATTACGAAGAAGCACTTAATATTGTCAGGGGTGATGGGAGACACAATTTTAACTCACTTTGT TTCCAGCTTTACGTGTGGCTTGGCTGGGGCTCTGGCTTCCAATCCAGTTGATGTAGTTCGAACTCGCATGATGAACCAGAGGGCAATCGTGGGACATGTGGACCTCTACAAGGGTACTTTGGATGGTATTTTAAAG ATGTGGAAACATGAGGGCTTTTTTGCACTGTATAAAGGATTTTGGCCAAACTGGCTTCGACTTGGACCCTGGAACATCATT ttttttattACATACGAGCAGCTTAAGAGGCTTCAAATCTAA
- the SLC25A14 gene encoding brain mitochondrial carrier protein 1 isoform X3, giving the protein MGIFPGIILIFLRVKFATAAVIHQKSATVSHEMSGLNWKPFVYGGLASIVAEFGTFPVDLTKTRLQVQGQSIDVRFKEIKYRGMFHALFRIYKEEGVLGLYSGIAPALLRQASYGTIKIGIYQSLKRLFVDRLEDETLLINMICGVVSGVISSTIANPTDVLKIRMQAQGSLFQGSMIGSFIDIYRQEGTKGLWRGVVPTAQRAAIVVGVELPVYDITKKHLILSGVMGDTILTHFVSSFTCGLAGALASNPVDVVRTRMMNQRAIVGHVDLYKGTLDGILKMWKHEGFFALYKGFWPNWLRLGPWNIIFFITYEQLKRLQI; this is encoded by the exons ATGGGTATCTTTCCCGGAATAATCCTAATTTTTCTAAGGGTGAAGTTTGCAACGGCGGCCGTGATT cACCAGAAAAGTGCCACTGTAAGCCATGAGATGTCTGGTCTGAATTGGAAACCCTTTGTATATGGCGGCCTTGCCTCTATCGTTGCTGAGTTTG GAACTTTCCCTGTGGACCTAACCAAAACACGACTTCAGGTTCAAGGCCAAAGCATTGATGTCCGCTTCAAAGAGATAAAATACCGAGGAATGTTTCATGCCTTGTTCAGGATCTATAAAGAAGAAGGTGTATTGGGTCTATATTCAGG GATTGCTCCTGCCTTGCTAAGACAGGCATCATATGGCACCATTAAAATTGGCATTTACCAAAGCTTGAAGAGGTTATTTGTAGACCGTTTAGAAG atgaaactcTTCTAATTAATATGATCTGTGGGGTAGTGTCAGGAGTGATATCTTCCACTATAGCCAATCCCACTGATGTACTAAAG ATTCGAATGCAGGCTCAAGGAAGTTTGTTCCAAGGTAGCATGATTGGCAGCTTCATTGATATATACCGACAAGAAGGTACCAAGGGTCTGTGGAGG GGTGTTGTCCCAACTGCTCAGCGGGCTGCTATCGTTGTGGGAGTAGAGCTACCAGTCTATGATATTACGAAGAAGCACTTAATATTGTCAGGGGTGATGGGAGACACAATTTTAACTCACTTTGT TTCCAGCTTTACGTGTGGCTTGGCTGGGGCTCTGGCTTCCAATCCAGTTGATGTAGTTCGAACTCGCATGATGAACCAGAGGGCAATCGTGGGACATGTGGACCTCTACAAGGGTACTTTGGATGGTATTTTAAAG ATGTGGAAACATGAGGGCTTTTTTGCACTGTATAAAGGATTTTGGCCAAACTGGCTTCGACTTGGACCCTGGAACATCATT ttttttattACATACGAGCAGCTTAAGAGGCTTCAAATCTAA
- the SLC25A14 gene encoding brain mitochondrial carrier protein 1 isoform X2: MGIFPGIILIFLRVKFATAAVIVSGHQKSATVSHEMSGLNWKPFVYGGLASIVAEFGTFPVDLTKTRLQVQGQSIDVRFKEIKYRGMFHALFRIYKEEGVLGLYSGIAPALLRQASYGTIKIGIYQSLKRLFVDRLEDETLLINMICGVVSGVISSTIANPTDVLKIRMQAQGSLFQGSMIGSFIDIYRQEGTKGLWRGVVPTAQRAAIVVGVELPVYDITKKHLILSGVMGDTILTHFVSSFTCGLAGALASNPVDVVRTRMMNQRAIVGHVDLYKGTLDGILKMWKHEGFFALYKGFWPNWLRLGPWNIIFFITYEQLKRLQI, from the exons ATGGGTATCTTTCCCGGAATAATCCTAATTTTTCTAAGGGTGAAGTTTGCAACGGCGGCCGTGATTGTAAGCGGA cACCAGAAAAGTGCCACTGTAAGCCATGAGATGTCTGGTCTGAATTGGAAACCCTTTGTATATGGCGGCCTTGCCTCTATCGTTGCTGAGTTTG GAACTTTCCCTGTGGACCTAACCAAAACACGACTTCAGGTTCAAGGCCAAAGCATTGATGTCCGCTTCAAAGAGATAAAATACCGAGGAATGTTTCATGCCTTGTTCAGGATCTATAAAGAAGAAGGTGTATTGGGTCTATATTCAGG GATTGCTCCTGCCTTGCTAAGACAGGCATCATATGGCACCATTAAAATTGGCATTTACCAAAGCTTGAAGAGGTTATTTGTAGACCGTTTAGAAG atgaaactcTTCTAATTAATATGATCTGTGGGGTAGTGTCAGGAGTGATATCTTCCACTATAGCCAATCCCACTGATGTACTAAAG ATTCGAATGCAGGCTCAAGGAAGTTTGTTCCAAGGTAGCATGATTGGCAGCTTCATTGATATATACCGACAAGAAGGTACCAAGGGTCTGTGGAGG GGTGTTGTCCCAACTGCTCAGCGGGCTGCTATCGTTGTGGGAGTAGAGCTACCAGTCTATGATATTACGAAGAAGCACTTAATATTGTCAGGGGTGATGGGAGACACAATTTTAACTCACTTTGT TTCCAGCTTTACGTGTGGCTTGGCTGGGGCTCTGGCTTCCAATCCAGTTGATGTAGTTCGAACTCGCATGATGAACCAGAGGGCAATCGTGGGACATGTGGACCTCTACAAGGGTACTTTGGATGGTATTTTAAAG ATGTGGAAACATGAGGGCTTTTTTGCACTGTATAAAGGATTTTGGCCAAACTGGCTTCGACTTGGACCCTGGAACATCATT ttttttattACATACGAGCAGCTTAAGAGGCTTCAAATCTAA
- the SLC25A14 gene encoding brain mitochondrial carrier protein 1 isoform X4 gives MFHALFRIYKEEGVLGLYSGIAPALLRQASYGTIKIGIYQSLKRLFVDRLEDETLLINMICGVVSGVISSTIANPTDVLKIRMQAQGSLFQGSMIGSFIDIYRQEGTKGLWRGVVPTAQRAAIVVGVELPVYDITKKHLILSGVMGDTILTHFVSSFTCGLAGALASNPVDVVRTRMMNQRAIVGHVDLYKGTLDGILKMWKHEGFFALYKGFWPNWLRLGPWNIIFFITYEQLKRLQI, from the exons ATGTTTCATGCCTTGTTCAGGATCTATAAAGAAGAAGGTGTATTGGGTCTATATTCAGG GATTGCTCCTGCCTTGCTAAGACAGGCATCATATGGCACCATTAAAATTGGCATTTACCAAAGCTTGAAGAGGTTATTTGTAGACCGTTTAGAAG atgaaactcTTCTAATTAATATGATCTGTGGGGTAGTGTCAGGAGTGATATCTTCCACTATAGCCAATCCCACTGATGTACTAAAG ATTCGAATGCAGGCTCAAGGAAGTTTGTTCCAAGGTAGCATGATTGGCAGCTTCATTGATATATACCGACAAGAAGGTACCAAGGGTCTGTGGAGG GGTGTTGTCCCAACTGCTCAGCGGGCTGCTATCGTTGTGGGAGTAGAGCTACCAGTCTATGATATTACGAAGAAGCACTTAATATTGTCAGGGGTGATGGGAGACACAATTTTAACTCACTTTGT TTCCAGCTTTACGTGTGGCTTGGCTGGGGCTCTGGCTTCCAATCCAGTTGATGTAGTTCGAACTCGCATGATGAACCAGAGGGCAATCGTGGGACATGTGGACCTCTACAAGGGTACTTTGGATGGTATTTTAAAG ATGTGGAAACATGAGGGCTTTTTTGCACTGTATAAAGGATTTTGGCCAAACTGGCTTCGACTTGGACCCTGGAACATCATT ttttttattACATACGAGCAGCTTAAGAGGCTTCAAATCTAA